A segment of the Polyodon spathula isolate WHYD16114869_AA chromosome 17, ASM1765450v1, whole genome shotgun sequence genome:
AGTTGGAACACAGTTTGCCAACATCAAGATAAAGGATGCTGCACCAGCGGGGGCCAAAGATAAAAGCGTTCACCTAGACGCGTCAAATAAGGAAAGGTGAGTTAAGTTATACTAATTAAAATAAGAGTAATGAAAATTAAACAGCATACATGCAACGGACTGTGTTGTATCGGTACAGCACATGCAGGCtatgttcttaaaaaataaaaataaaaatctgtttttttgtcagccccagcatgttttttttttttttaagttgcaggCCTGAgtgtaactactatgcaaaataGTGTATGATTTacgtagtttttaaaaaatgcatttacaataagCAATAACATTTTTGTTAATGTGTGTTATTCGCTTGTAACTTAACTGTTTATTTTCGAGTTTAAATTTGGTGCAAAATTTAAGTTAcggtaaaagaaaacaaacaaacaaacacaaaacccacAAGCGTATGTGAAatatacatttattgtatttggGGTGCTAGCATTCCAGCATTTTGAATAACAAGATCTGTTTTCAGTCAGAAGGTTACAGTACGCTTACTTTACAAAGAAAACCACACCGAAGTCGAAGGAGATATGAGGCAAAGAGTAAAACGTTTTATTCTCGATTACAGAATCCGCAATGCACCCCATCTCTTACATGTATTATTAGTGTTCAGAAATGCAATCCAGTCGAGAAATCGGAAAAATTACAGCCCAGACATGAATATCCTCTTCCATtgcatgcaaaatgaaaaaaaaaaaaatctttgaaatgaAGTACCGGCTTGCTATTAAAGACAAACTTTGAAAATTGAAGTAAAGGTTGGAATGGGCCTGGCGATGAAACTCAAATTCAAGGGTGGTTGGTTCCATGCTGCTGGCTTTGTCTATGGAAAGGTGCTGGTTGTCCTTGGATTGAACATGATCATTCTTGAAGTTAGAGGCTCAGACAGATTCTGCTTGAATGTACCAGAATGTTGATGCAAACATATAAGATggtataatgaactacttcagggtctggatgaaaGTTGAATtgattcagttaaacaatttagaacagggttggaacaaagaccaagtCTGGAAGGGTTAACAAAGGCCTCCGatgaaactgttaatgttacaaaaccagCCCCAAGAATCTTGCTGAATGGATATTTTCTAATCTACCAACAGATTATGGAGACAGAATGTATGTAGATTGAATTTAACAGCATTTTGTAGAGACATAACTTTACACAGGGATGGGGTTTATTGCAGAGTGACTTCTGTAGTCTTGCAGAAAACAGTTGCTATTATTAACCATGACTACAGTGAACTTGCTTTGAATGTTCTGCCAGGCTTGGAAGTCACCATTGCAGAGACCAGTTTTTGTGGGGGTTAAAGGAAGAACAAACACCCCATCAAGTCATTCCGCAAATAACACGATCATTGTAAAGCATGCCACTAACAAACTTCAGAACAGTACTGTAGAAAGCAAAAAATCAAACACTACACGAGTTCCATAGGGTCAGATTGTCTAGGAATTCTTTTGGTAACCTTTTAGCTAATGAATTTGTCTACAGTATGAAAGGGATGCATTATATTGTGGCACTGTATGCCTCCGAGCAGGTGCAGTGAGCGGGGTAGTAGTAAGGTAAATCCCAGATTCTTTCAACAAAATATGGACATTCACCTTGCATACTTTTGTCAACGTAGCTTGATATTGTGGGGATCTCCTCTTTGAAAGTTTCGCTGCAGTCAGGGACGGTGCGGGTAATGAACCCCAGTTTCGTTTGATGTCTGTTGGTCCAGGATTCCATCAGCCGTATTTGCTGCTTTTCTTCCTCATTTTGTGTTATAAAGTCCTTCAGGACCTGCTTGAATACGTAGACTAGCTCCCAAGGCAGAATGTCGTTTCCTGACAATATTTCTCGGAACCTGAAAATAAATAGACGGATGGGTAAATAAGCAAACTGCAGTTAccaggcttaaaaaaaacaaacaaaaaacagattaagGTATTAACAATTAAGGTAATTTGTTGTACTGAAAGGTAATGCagtcattttttacttttattttaatgctggATGTTTGGTTGGGGGGTTTGTGATTGCCAATTCTGCAGTGTTTATTcatagtaaattaattttataaaatagcctgtaagaataaaatacagatggaacctgttttcttttttggcaGCTCCTCCTAAAATTGTTTGCTTTTGATGAACCCCATTATTGATAGAAGATCATAtcgttgttttttaaaaaggtaaccCTACTCTTGGATAAGAGCTCTTTGTGCATTACCGGGACAGCACGGAGGCAGTGTGGGAAGGCTGGATCTGGGAGCAGAGGTGCTCCAGCTGCCTGCGCTCTGACGGTGGGATAAGGAATTTCAGGCTTTGGTAGCTCTGCAGCCACTTGTATTCCATGCCGCTCTGCAAGACCCTCTGCTCCTTCACCATCTCCCGGATCAGACTCTTTCTCTCCTCCATGTGCCACAGCAGCTCCCTCATTAAAGTCTTGGTGGGCACCTTGCTATGCTTCTGGTCTGGACTGTCCACTTCGGGTTTAGACCACTTCATCCAGCCAAACAGAGGCATGTTTCAGGCTAGCTGTGGGTCAGATAAACACTGGTTTCACATGGTAACAGGTCTGACCTCGGTGCATTTATACAGTCACAGTTTTACAGAATGTACACTGAATGCTGTGACTGTCCAATAAGCCTTGCAATGAGTTGAAACTGTTTTTCAAGGAGAGTCTTGTGGGTTATCCTgtcaaaatatttttccttttgCTTGCATCGTCTATAGCTATTAAACCCTGTAACGTATTTAGAAACATGTTTTGTCTTGCATATCAAAGGAAAGCTTTTTCCATGTTTGTTTCATCCAGAAGCATTAGCCTGGTAAATTAGTGAATGTCCAAGCTAGATTTTTCTTATCATACCTTTCGTTTGGTGCTTTTCATTTACATATTGGGGTACCTCTAaacaagcatatttaaaatgaacGCTGTGGGTAGGGGAGTCCTACATGGTTAGAAATCAGACTGGTAAAAGGGTATGGTTCCACTGTCTGGGAATAGTCTTCTGGTATTGCCTGTTGAATCTCTGTGCTGCTGAGTATAATATGTAGGGATATACAGCAAATCAACAAACATACATCTTCATATATTCCCATGACTATCTTATAAGCACAGGGGATGCTAGTTCCATGACAACAAACAGAAATATAAGTTCTTAAATTGCACGCAACAGAACaataaattacttttgtttttgtactggcGTGTAGTGATTTAAGTTTCTATGTGGTTGATTAGCATGGTAGCAGTTTGCTGCTGTGATATAACAATGGAATTTAATAAAAGCTTTAAAGACCGTACTCTAGAAACAGACAAGAAACAAGATAGATGaaatagaaacaaacaactttttaCCAAGTAAAAGATCTACATATGTATTACACATCATCATTGACACATACCAGAACCCAAATCCAGATGCATATTTACTATCACATTTTCCAAAACGTTCCCCTCCAGTATAAAAGTCTGGTATACTTACATTTGAGATCTAGTCTTTTATGTCCGCTTCTAAATATTCTTCAGTCCGGAATGACATTCAGATCACTGTGACTGATTTTAAAGAGCGCGTTCTCCCATCGCTTTGCTCCATGTGTCATTTCCACAGAAAGTCATTTTGCCGCGGGTCTTAATCAGCCAAAAAATGTACTGCCTGAAAAAAATGGCTTTTGCCTTTTGATTAATATACCCAAAAGGTTGTTTTTTCCCCCGTCTTTGAAAGAAAGGAGGGGAAGTTGCTGTTGAGGTAATGTGCTGTTTCTGTAGTGACTAAACACCAAGTCCACTCTGAGCCGACTGTGTCCTTACCTCCAGTCAAAGTCTGCCTCTCTAATGCGATGTCTCGCTCTGCACAACCCTGGGGTGCGGGCTTTCTGCAGGAAGCAATGCGAGGCAGCGCTCGGTCGGGAGCACGCAGGAGTGAGACGTGTCCAGTGAGGAGGATAAAACAAAGAACATGCTTCTTCCTACAACACATTTTATCCAAAATAATTGAGAGCTGAAATAACTGTCCTTTGCATGctaatacagggatggaaataagactcccatttgcATAGAAGTTTTACCCATTCCATCCAAAATAATTGAGAGCTGAAATAACTGTCCTTTGCATGctaatacagggatggaaataagactcccatttgcATAgaagttttacccattccagggttGAATACATGCTTGATAATCcagagtataggtaacaagccaggtatgtcttattaaactgtaaaatatacatactggtacattatatatataaaaaagtgacgTGCTAGGGTTTGGTTTTGAAGTTCCTGTACAGTAGATTATAAATCGAGGTGACAGGGGGACACATTGAGTAATTTGTTTCTAGGCATTATAATCTTTAGAGTGcctttttttaatatgttctgCAGTAGCGGagatacagcacagcacatgCTAATTATATCGATTTCACAGATCTGTTTGATCTGCAAATATGGTGTTAACAGCTTGCTTATCTGTAATTGTTGCATAATTGTTGATGCGAAGATAATACAATgtgacagtgttttatttttttccccaaagactGAGAATAAGCATTTTTTGTTAATATCCATGATTCTACTTCGatgaaaaatgaaagtgcacacgtgtattttatgtatttatttactcctGTTCCATTTGCACTGACCGAATCTCAGGCCATTTAACGATAAGCGGGATATAACTGTTTAGACTGTGTTTCCAAaaagacattataaaaaatatagacTGTCACGTATTGTCAGTCTTAAGCCAAGCAATGCAGAATTTTAAGatgtataataaatgttgtatgCTCTTCATATTGTACCCTAATGCTAAATGCACATATCCCAAATCAGCAAATTTTCTTAATCAAATGAATTTGGTTCCCTGCTGTCACTTCAATATGCAGGCTAGAGTGAAGTGTATTGCCACActctcttcagcaacattactgtacCCTGCTTTACACTGAAACGCAAGCGTTATTACTGTGTATTATTACCGCATGTGAAAACTAACATAAATATCCTGTTTGATTTCTTCTAATTTGAGGTCCTGCTGCCTCTATCTGTTTGTTCTGAAAAGCTGCAGACTCTGTTTGTTCTCTGTAGAATTGACAGTAACGTGTTGGAGGACAGGGGTTATGCGCAGAGCGCTTCGGTTGCCATAAAACATAAAGGAAGGCGTGTTGCTCTGATTAAAGTTGAAATCGCTTGTATGCTGAAAAATGAAGTTGTCAGGATTAATCAGCTTCCACTGAAGGCTTTTCACATTGGCTTTTATACAGCATTGTGAAAGATGGTAAGAACCTGGGCTGGTAGTGAAAGAGTTTTTCTCCAATCACTTAAAATTATAGGGCAGTTCCCTGTGGCTTGCAACAGCATGTAACCCTTGAGCAGATGGGATTATTACTTTGAGAGTTAAAGGGAAGATAATTATGGGAAAAAAAGCTTTGTACCCTTTCTGACTTGTAGCATTTGTTTGAATAGGTACTCTATAGCtgccacaattaaaaacaaataataaacagattggtttatttgcaatatttaatcatttaaaaaatgcattctgaCAGTAACTGGAATGTTATGAACTGTGCAGGAATCAAAAGCAAAGCTGCATACAGTAATATGAACAATGGTCACATTTTTCCTAAGGCAAAAACCTTCAGTTTAGCTCCCCCCCCCTCATAAAAAAGATTTTGTAACTagaggctttttaaaaaaaaaaaaaaaaaaaaaaaaaaggactttacTGTTGGCCTAGATAAGCCCCAGCATGTGTGGATATAGGCTAAGCTCAGTAAATTTGTGCCAGACCTGTAAAACATATATTCTTAATGTATGTTAATATACATTCCCAATGGATGTTAATATACCAGAGTGCCTCTTGTATAGGAAGGACACGCTGGAGTCTTTACAGTAGTTCTCGGAACATGCATGTACCATGGTCAGTCAAATACTGTGCTAGTCTGTTTGAGATGCACATGATTTTGATGTTTAGACATGTTAGGACATGCTCTTCTAAAGCATGTAATCTGCTCTGTGTGTATTTAAACcaaaacaactgtgtgtgtgtgtgtgtgtgtgtgtgtgtgtgtgtgtgtgtgcgtaataGGTATGTACCGAAGagtttcataagtattcacccccttggacttaattaggagtttttgccactgatcaacacaaaaaaagtccataatgtcaaagtgaaagaaatatatacaaattgttctaaattaattacaaatataaaacagaaaataattgattgcataagtattcatcccctttgctatgacacacctaaataagctctggtgtctttagaagtcacagaattagttgaatggagtccacctgtgtgcaattaaggtgtttcacatgatttcaggttaaatacacctgtctctgggaggtcccacagttggttagtacatttcctaacaaaaactacatcatgaagacgaaggaacattcaaagcaaatccggaataaggctcttcaaaagcaccaatcaggtaggatataagaacatttccaaggcattgaatatcccccggagcacagtaaagtccattattaagaagtggagagaatatggcacaactgtgaatctgtctagaacaggccgtcctcaaaaactgagtatctgggcgagaagggcactagtcagggaggccaccaagaggcctatggcaactctaaaggagttacagtcttccaccgCTGAGCTGGGTgacactgcatatggcaacaatagcccgggtgcttcacaaaactggcctttatgggattgtggcaaaaagaaaaccattgttgaaaaaaacttgcatcaaatctcggctagaatTTGCcggaaggcatgtgggagactctgagactaagTAGAAgatgattctatggtctgatgagaccactCAGCTTCCCCAGTACATTCTGGATTACTACAGTGAGAAGGACATCCCATGCAATATTGTGGTGACCCAGCCCCGCAAAATAGGAGCCAGCAGCATGTCCCGCTGGGTGGCAAGGGAGCGCAAGTGCATGCTGGGAAGTGTGGTGGGGCATCAGGTAGGGGTCACAAAGAAGCTAATAGGATTGGAGTCAGTTTTGTACAGTTACAGTAGTCATAGTGAAggattctgtgtttatttttcataagcAGTGTTAAGGACATTTATTTGGGTCAACTCCCCTGGAGGAATGCATTCTTCTCCTGCCAGAGTCTattggaaaatgtaatttgaagtgcTGTCTACAGAAGGGGGAAAAATATAATTCTTTACATGCTTCACTGCTTTCAGATTGTGTtgtcttttaaaactaaaataacaaatgtCTGAGAATTGTGTACTGCTACTTTTAGAAGACATAGATCATAATGTCTATGAGCCTAGAGcaacatttaaatttaataaataaattaacatttaataaataaataaataaaattttcaGGATATGGGTGTTTGGTAACATCCATGACACTGATATTGTCATAATTGCTACACATGTAAAATTTAACCAACACTTTAATTTGGCTTGATCAGTGCTGCAGACCACATGCTTTGAAATGCTGGCTGTACAGTTGGTAGACAGCTCTCCTCTTCGAATCCAGTACTTTTGTCTATCTTTGTCACTTGCCCAACATTGATCATTTTCGATGGATTATTTGTTTCTGGGGGTGGACGAATGTAGACCTCGCTTTTCCAGAAATGTACTTGTCTTTCAGTCGATTTCCACACATCTATTTCAGTAACAGTTCTAACTTGACTGTTGACAGCGACCAGCTCTGTACCTGGATCTACTATAATCTGTGCCAGTAATATCACTTGTTTGGAAGGATGCTAAAAACAACCAGACAAGTACTCTTGTTCTTGGGCAAGTGTTTTAAATGCCCACagcttacaaggccctgaatttATTCCTCATCTGCAGAACATAATTTCTTAACAGCACACATGATCCTGGGGGCAGATAAATGAAGTGAATTCAGCTTCAGTACCACTTTAAAGCAGGTTTTTAACCAGTAACCTTTTGACCTGAAAGGTAAGTTGAGTGCTTTACTTACAGCACCCTCAGCATTTCCAGTGTTCCTTGGGGCTGTCTTGATGAAACACattggtggtggtagtggtgggggGTTTAAAAGGTTTCCTTTTATATTTGTTCTTTTGTAATATACATATACGTATAAAGCATGTGTATGGTTGCACCCCCTTTGTTAGGTTGGTTTAGAGAAAGTTGTGACCTAGCATACCAGGCTGATTATATGACAACAGGAGTGCTTCTTCAGAAGCTGGTCAGCGCCAAGAGTTTGACAGAGTTTTCACACATCTTCATTGATGAAGTAAGCATGTGAGCTGTTTGCTGTCCATTGAAGTGTTCTTTAGGAGCTCTTGTGGAAGTTGCACAAGCAGGTTAGATTTTTAGAAACTCTTTACAGTACATGTGGACAGCAGGACAGCAGGGCTTCTTGTCTGTTGCACCAATACAtcctgtgtgttgttgttttttttaggtccATGAGTGCACAGAGGAACTGGATTTCTTGTTGCTGGTAGTGCGTAAGTTCCTTTGCTCAAATTCATGATATGTGAAGGTAATTCACATTTACTTTAACAGCCCAGCTtgctctccccccccccacctcagTTTAGGCTCAGTTTAATTCTGTATTGCAGCATTGCATTCTGCAGCGCTTTTCTGACTTATTCTGTTGCTGCTTCCCAGGTAATTCTCATGTCTGCAACGATAAACTGCAAGGAGTTTGCAGAGTACTTTGGGACCCCCATCCGAAACCAGATGAACCCTGCTTACATATTTGTAGTTGAAGGTGTGCTGTACACTGTAGATGAATATTACCTGGACGATTTGAAGCGCCTCATGCCTTTTAAAGTAAGGCTTTTACTGAGGACCTCCTTAGTCATTCTCAAACTATTTTGTCTTCACTATAAGAACGACTTCATAGCtgtgagtggtgtgtgtttttttttttttttactactttgtTTATCTGTTATTCTTtgctttaagttttgtttttacataaaatTGTCTAACGGATGTAGCAGTATAATGAGCTTTTGATTGAACAGAGGCAACTAGATGTTTTCATCTGTCAAATCCTTCATGAATTTGAGCAGCTAATAATGGTAAACCAGTCAGTTcagtttggttttattattattattatttattattatttctcaacgTATAAAATATAATGCTGTCTGGGACCAATTTGAGACCTAAAGACAAAATTAAAGAATTATTGGAATTGGCTAGTTTTGTAGAAATATTTGACCTAAAGCCTCGTTCTCATATAAAGTAGACACTGATAAGTGATAGAGCCATGTACAATGTCTATTGGATGGACATGACATCACTGTAGATTAGGGTTactatttattcatttgtatttctcttttttttttagtgagtaGTATGTGTGTTTTATGCACAGTAAACAGTGTGTTTTGATGTACATTTCTTAGGTGTGGAATGTGGAAATGTACAATGTAGCAGTTCACCTCATTCAGGAGTTTGAGCTGGAAGCAAAAGAGCAAAGGTTTGAAACCATGAAGCATTGTGATGATTAAGAATATTAAGTAAGATTTCTTGTTACTATTAGATATGTATGCATATCTTGTTACAAAATAGTAATGATGATAATTACAATTAATTTCCACTATTGCAAGCGGAACATGACAGAAGACTACGTCTCTAGGTGGCCATGCTGAATGTCATTATGTAAATGTTGTTTGCTtaatttttgctttctttctgcATGGCACAGCATAGCAAAATCAGGAATGGTGATTATTCTCtttatttaatgacatttaaCAGGTCTGGAAATGATGGATCTACATTTCTTACAGATCGTGGAAGTGTGTTGGTATTCCTTCCAGGTAGGCAGAGGTCATTGGCTAAATATTAGTTAAGTCCCTAAATTTTCCTTAGTAAGTTAACGCTGTACTTCAGGAGTTTACTAAGCTTACACTGTGTGTATACTATACTTCACCattttaccatacttctctgatCAACACACTGCATTCTAGTCTTTGAATACTGTTATATCACACTTGCATTGGATACTGATAGCTctccccctccctttttttttttttacagcagtgagTGAGAGATGTATACTGCACACTACTTTTTATATGCACTAGAAACCTCTTGATGTGGTCGTGTTTGTATACCGACATTGaattgacagcattttttttaaaacgagCCAATAAGATCTGTTTTCTTCAGGTTTGGGAGAAGTAAACTACATGCAGGATTCCCTGGCTAAACTGGTCTGGATGAGGTAAATTCAATAAACACCTGGATGCTAGAAGGCAACACTGTCTTTGAATCTGGAGGTTTTAAATTGGCATACTATAAGCTTGGAAAGCATTCTATCGATTTTCTAATGAATTGGTTTCAGGGTTTTCTTCAGCTGTCAGAAACAATTAACATTCTGTCTTCAGGAAAGGTCAGTCATCATTAAGgtaccattttatatatataatatatattatagattatatataataattatatatatatattatatatattataatattttatatcgATATATATCTTTTAGCGCAAAGTAATTTTACAGTCCTATGATACATACAAATTAAATCGTTTCAGTGgtcttaaaaatatttgaaaatgggCATACCTAGTACCTAGCAGTCCCTGTTCAGACAGTGTGGCCAAGTGAAGTCTATCTCGTTTGACGGCTCGAGGTAAGCAGGGTTGTAAGACAAGCTTACAGTATCATTTGGGATCTGCTGAAGCATTTGGTTACACACAGGacagttttgtgtatttttcttttttcctcttcACTTGTCCTGTACAGAGCCTATGTAGAGTTCCTTCAAAACATCGTCAAGACGGCAGGAATCCTCCTGGAGGTGGACCTGGCCTTGAGGATGGCATATTTTTGCCTGCCCCTGGAGCTGTTTTGTGCACCCAGTAGAGGAAATCGAAGCGAAGGCAGGAGAAAGCGCAGTCTCTGCCCTGAGATACGCAAGGTATTCCTTTACAGgtctgccggggggggggggggggggtaggtaaTGAGTCCTTCGATGCCGAGCTGGCCTTTTGTGTTTCAATTGTGAGGTCATGAGTTTGAGCTGCAGTTGACTTGAgcctaaaatgtaaatataagtgCAGTAATTTCACGAAAAGTGACATGGGCCTATTTGCAGTAGGGACCTGGATGAGGCTTTAAACATTGATAGATGCCTATTAATTGATATTTGCTCCTCCGATGGAAGTAAAATATATGGAAACCCTTTTGTTTTTACAGGGTATTAAATCTTGCCGGAATTTGGCATAAGACAAATGATTCTACATACTGCAAGCCTCCTGTTGCAATAATATTTATCCCTGCTGCACAGATGTGCTTCCCAGACCGCTAGCTAGGTACAGTATATGGCAGCTTCATGGCTCCCTCCAGTGGACAGCTGGGGGATTTTACAAGTGTCTTACCTTTTACTACCTTTCAAATATGCTATATTACTGTTTTCAGAGGGAACAGGGTTAGCAGGAGTTGCCATTATTCATGACTGTTAACTGCATTGTTGTGAATTATGTTGCCCCTTGGttagaatgcatttaaaaacagcagcttgGGCATGGAAAGAATAGTCACATTGGTTATGGTGCAGCTGTTTAGTACCGAACATTAAAATCTCCACAGCTGAGGGAAGGTGCGTTTCTTTTATTTCAGGACTGACAAGGGGAGGTCTCACTTCACTGGTGCACTCTGTGGACTGGGGTGGAACAGAGTGACGAGTGCCCCGATACTTCCAGAGCACGATATTGAGCTGGCATTTCGTACGCAGTTCAATGTGGCTGACATAGCAGCGGTAACCCTTGCAATGCATAACAGGCACAGCAAAAGCAGCCCCAATGCAGCTGTCATTAAAAATTAGGTCACCACTATGTCCTACATCTGGGGTCtataaccctggtcctggagagccccaaatcCTCTGGCTTTATAGGGGTCTATGTCATCAATtactaaagatctggaacacctatTACTCTTGAATAATGAAGCtgataattggtgcaattaagtaacagagctcaATTGAATTGAAAACCAGAggaccctgcagctctccaggaccagggttgcagaCACCTGACCAACATGAACTGCATTCAGAATAGCaaattgtttaaaagaaagaatgTCTATACAGAGTTTTTGATAAATTTATGAGGACCCTCTATAAGTGTGCACACTGGTTTTTGCATTATCTTAGGAATTCTAATTTGCTTTAATGTTAATTTCAATGTGTAATTCTAGATAAACGGTCTGCGCAGTGCCATTAACAAGCTAGTCTGTCAGGGTCCAAGTGGCCCTTTACACCTGAGACGGGAAAGGATTGCAAAGTTACAAGAAGATGCCTGTGAGAAACTTATCAGGTAGGAGAAACCTCATTATTCAGAATATGCATCTTTCTTCTTGAAAAGAATAGCAGTGGCTCAACAGGGGATCCATTCACAGTTCAGTCCTGTTTCACATTAAAATACTGGTGCTGGTGTagaaatgagagatcaggattgATTATGGAGTTTCATCCCTGCCCTCCAGGAATTGATTGCTCTGCCAGAAGCAAATATTAAATGgttaaaacaacaaagaaatgtTCTTTCTAAGTCGACTTCAGACTACTTTTCTGATACTACTTGATTGATTCATAtgtttctgtgtaatattaaaggTTGTTCACCAAATCGCCAACCAGAAAGAATCTGATCCCACAGTATTATGAGAAGCCAAACAATTGGAACCAgttgagattttgttttttaataatacttttatcTGTGATTTTAAAAGCTAACCccctggtttaaaaaacacattttctttcctAATTTATTGGCTTTGTTTAGCCATTTTGTACTTGCTCCACAGAACACCTTTCATTGGTTTGTACTGGTGATTTGTGTTTTCATCTTtactagaaaaaataaacacaaaaaacccacAAGTGTTCCATGTAATAGATAAGCACATTGGAGAGGCTCAAGTGGCAAACCATTGTGCCGTTCTCTGTTTGACAGGTGGATCTCAGTTTTAATGTGGAGGTGACGCACAGGGACAAGGAAGGGAGAAAAGGAGTCCTGTTCATGCTGCATCCTGTCGTTCTGTTGAACACATGAGAGAGGTGCAGTATTAACGCACTGCAGTTAAAGCAGCAAAGTGACAAAGTTTAAGTTGGTTGAAATAGTGCACTGTTTTGTGCTGCTTACTGCGCCACTGAActtgaaagtgtttttgtttttgtatctccTTGCTTTAAAAAGTTTTGCAC
Coding sequences within it:
- the rd3l gene encoding protein RD3-like, which gives rise to MPLFGWMKWSKPEVDSPDQKHSKVPTKTLMRELLWHMEERKSLIREMVKEQRVLQSGMEYKWLQSYQSLKFLIPPSERRQLEHLCSQIQPSHTASVLSRFREILSGNDILPWELVYVFKQVLKDFITQNEEEKQQIRLMESWTNRHQTKLGFITRTVPDCSETFKEEIPTISSYVDKSMQGECPYFVERIWDLPYYYPAHCTCSEAYSATI